A genomic window from Silurus meridionalis isolate SWU-2019-XX chromosome 21, ASM1480568v1, whole genome shotgun sequence includes:
- the LOC124403668 gene encoding free fatty acid receptor 2-like, with protein MLWTPTLSYSVLVVDSITLITGLPANLLALYTFLRKVKQCATPLDVLLLSLTISDLIFLLFLPFRINEAANMKWTMSFFLCPLSGFIYFSTIYNSTLLLTAISVERYLGVAFPIKYKLKRNPRYAVFACVIFWTLSMGHCSIVYIVEYHRGSNITVKDLNRTSCYKEFTPEQLKLLLPFRFELFIVLFCIPFLICCFCYINFIIILSRLPNINPHKRSRAIGLAVVTLLVFIICFVPYNVSHVVGFVRWYSPPWRVYTVLPSTFNACLDPFVFYFSSSAVRGTFINIVQQFLNWLDRTFSQKCLMFKKGRFTAYEERTQSSNDTSR; from the coding sequence ATGCTGTGGACACCAACGCTTAGCTATTCCGTCCTGGTTGTTGACAGCATCACTCTAATCACTGGTCTTCCTGCCAACCTGCTGGCTCTTTACACTTTTCTCCGAAAGGTGAAACAGTGTGCTACGCCTCTGGATGTTCTCTTGCTCAGCCTCACCATTTCTGACCTTATCTTCCTTTTGTTCCTCCCGTTCCGCATAAATGAGGCAGCCAACATGAAATGGACCATGAGCTTCTTTCTTTGTCCACTCTCAGGATTCATCTACTTCAGCACCATCTACAACAGCACTTTGCTTTTGACGGCTATCAGTGTGGAGCGCTATCTAGGGGTGGCCTTCCCCATTAAATACAAACTCAAGCGAAATCCCCGATATGCCGTGTTTGCCTGTGTCATATTCTGGACACTTTCCATGGGTCATTGCAGTATTGTCTACATAGTGGAGTACCATAGAGGCAGCAATATCACGGTCAAGGATCTGAACCGAACCTCCTGCTACAAAGAGTTTACCCCTGAACAGCTGAAACTCCTTTTGCCTTTCCGTTTTGAGTTGTTCATCGTCTTGTTCTGCATTCCTTTTCTCATCTGCTGCTTCTGCTACATCAACTTCATCATTATCCTCTCTCGCTTACCTAACATCAACCCTCATAAACGCTCCAGGGCCATTGGACTTGCTGTGGTCACCCTCCTGGTTTTTATCATCTGCTTTGTCCCGTACAATGTGTCTCATGTGGTGGGATTTGTAAGATGGTACAGTCCACCGTGGAGAGTCTATACAGTTCTACCCAGCACCTTCAATGCATGCTTGGAcccttttgtcttttatttctcaTCATCAGCAGTTCGGGGAACTTTTATCAACATAGTGCAACAGTTCCTCAACTGGCTTGACCGTACCTTCAGTCAGAAATGTCTGATGTTCAAAAAAGGTCGCTTTACTGCCTATGAGGAGAGAACACAGAGTTCCAATGATACTTCTCGCTAG
- the LOC124403667 gene encoding free fatty acid receptor 2-like, translating into MLTQAALQQHNIQNQQTQAALGHPGAQSTPAQTLPALPINRAGQAAPVPLQFYVQKSLKLYLQLSSKCPLHGHQLSYSVLVVDSITLITGLPANLLALYTFLRKVKQRATPLDVLLLNLTISDLIFLLFLPLRINEAANMKWTMSFFLCPLSGFIYFSTIHNSTLLLTAISVERYLGVAFPIKYKLKRNPRYAVFACIIFWALSMGHCSIVYIVEYHRGSNITVKDLNRTSCYKEFTPEQLKLLLPVRFELFIVLFCIPFLICCFCYINFIIILSRLPNINPHKRFRAIGLAVVTLLVFIICFIPFNVSHVVGFVKWYSPPWRVYTVLPSTFNACLDPFVFYFSSSAVRGTFNSIVQQFLNWLDRTFGQK; encoded by the exons ATGCTGACTCAGGCTGCTTTGCAGCAGCACAACATCCAGAATCAACAGACTCAAGCTGCCTTGGGGCATCCTGGAGCTCAGTCAACACCTGCTCAAACTCTTCCTGCTTTGCCGATCAACAGGGCTGGTCAAGCTGCTCCGGTTCCCCTCCAGTTTTACGTCCAGAAGAGTTTAAAACTCTACCTCCA ATTATCTTCAAAATGCCCATTGCATGGACACCAGCTTAGCTATTCCGTCCTGGTTGTTGACAGCATCACCCTGATCACTGGTCTTCCTGCCAACCTGCTGGCTCTTTACACTTTTCTCCGAAAGGTGAAACAGCGTGCTACGCCTCTGGATGTTCTCTTGCTCAACCTCACCATTTCTGACCTTATCTTCCTTTTGTTCCTCCCGTTGCGCATAAATGAGGCAGCCAATATGAAATGGACAATGAGCTTCTTTCTTTGTCCACTCTCAGGATTCATCTACTTCAGCACCATCCACAACAGCACTTTGCTTTTGACGGCTATCAGTGTGGAGCGCTATCTAGGGGTGGCCTTCCCCATTAAATACAAACTCAAGCGAAATCCTCGATATGCCGTGTTCGCCTGTATCATATTCTGGGCACTTTCCATGGGTCATTGCAGTATCGTCTACATAGTGGAGTACCATAGAGGCAGCAATATCACGGTCAAGGATCTGAACCGAACCTCCTGCTACAAAGAGTTTACCCCTGAACAGCTGAAACTCCTTTTGCCTGTCCGTTTTGAGTTGTTCATCGTCTTGTTCTGCATTCCTTTTCTTATCTGCTGCTTCTGCTACATCAACTTCATCATTATCCTCTCTCGCTTACCTAACATCAACCCTCATAAACGCTTCAGGGCCATTGGGCTTGCTGTGGTCACCCTCCTGGTTTTTATCATCTGCTTTATACCATTCAATGTGTCCCATGTGGTGGGATTTGTTAAATGGTACAGTCCACCGTGGAGAGTCTATACAGTACTACCCAGCACCTTCAATGCCTGCTTGGAcccttttgtcttttatttctcaTCATCAGCAGTTCGGGGAACTTTCAACAGCATAGTGCAACAGTTCCTCAACTGGCTTGACCGTACCTTCGGTCAGAAAT AA